Proteins found in one Aspergillus puulaauensis MK2 DNA, chromosome 8, nearly complete sequence genomic segment:
- a CDS encoding nuclear transport factor 2 family protein (COG:S;~EggNog:ENOG410PY06;~InterPro:IPR027843,IPR032710;~PFAM:PF14534): MPAIHQRIESEIIAQERTLWTAITSADPKPELERLSSPNAVFLFPKKDIVTVDELGETFTNKFHRFDDYDLQDVRVIVIDLMAGIATYRIRATQNGKEYVATGTSTWGQGSDAEWRLMAHQETLQ; encoded by the coding sequence ATGCCGGCCATTCACCAGCGCATCGAATCGGAGATCATCGCGCAGGAGCGCACTCTTTGGACCGCGATCACTTCGGCCGACCCAAAACCCGAACTTGAACGGCTGTCGAGTCCGAACGccgtctttctctttcccaaGAAGGACATCGTTACCGTGGATGAGCTGGGCGAGACCTTCACCAACAAATTCCACAGATTCGACGATTACGACCTGCAGGACGTGCGGGTGATTGTGATAGATCTGATGGCGGGTATAGCTACCTATCGAATCCGCGCGACGCAGAACGGCAAGGAGTACGTGGCAACGGGGACCTCGACCTGGGGCCAGGGATCGGACGCTGAATGGCGGTTGATGGCGCACCAGGAGACGCTGCAATGA
- a CDS encoding FAD-dependent oxidoreductase (COG:S;~EggNog:ENOG410PUFQ;~InterPro:IPR036188,IPR002938;~PFAM:PF01494;~TransMembrane:1 (i29-46o);~go_function: GO:0071949 - FAD binding [Evidence IEA]) translates to MHLNKDNEPWSGYVVPLSIPDPSPRTRKILIVGAGIAGIASALALVKELKPHEPNLQITIFERHDVLSTSGGAINLTPVAQRHLDRLGVLSELDRQGADGGADVDAIELFSSRSGRPLGSIDFTDGDGNGINGYKGRRVLRIVLSLAMLAVIERHPNIRIVYSKKLTSVTEHNDQAVLHFEDSTSAAGDLVLGCDGVHSALRAQYVDPSRPSEYTGLSFLQTTMATPPPPPPPSVRTSFSRPSTSASEGTHASSKSRSTTRSVSNLSHPSTQALSTEEAQQTMHPPPFATSGLALSRHGDLLGSFCDRNHSILFLAAILQISESRLPRYRIDPPSPNTPDMDPRKRVAIHAALQSEIRSRFANSGNPWIRDVANLNTNWMLYPVYQVRPGGRWWKGRVILLGDAAHAMPPRDESAAYALDDSIMFCRILAHNRDEDLPVVFSKYESVRRALVEDAFSAARRMWATHRDMGFLEGRWKEWTMPWVLRKSRETRDAAWRFDAYDI, encoded by the exons ATGCATTTGAACAAGGATAACGAGCCCTGGTCTGGCTACGTCGTGcctctctccatccccgatCCCTCTCCGCGCACCCGCAAGATCCTCATTGTTGGTGCGGGTATTGCCGGCATAGCTAGTGCTCTGGCTCTAGTGAAGGAATTGAAACCCCACGAACCTAACCTCCAGATAACCATTTTCGAGCGTCACGATGTCCTTTCGACCTCCGGCGGTGCGATCAATCTCACTCCGGTCGCACAACGACATCTCGACCGACTAGGCGTTCTCTCTGAACTCGATCGTCAAGGTGCTGACGGTGGTGCCGATGTCGATGCAATTGAACTCTTCTCAAGCCGCTCCGGCCGGCCGCTCGGCTCAATTGATTTTACTGATGGCGATGGTAACGGCATAAACGGCTACAAGGGCCGTAGGGTGTTACGGATTGTCCTCTCTCTGGCGATGTTGGCCGTTATCGAACGCCACCCGAACATCCGCATTGTATACAGCAAAAAGCTTACAAGCGTCACGGAACACAACGACCAAGCCGTCCTGCACTTTGAAGACAGCACCTCCGCCGCAGGTGATCTCGTCCTTGGATGCGATGGTGTCCACTCCGCCCTCCGCGCGCAATATGTTGACCCCAGCCGCCCGTCGGAATATACTGGCTTGTCATTTCTCCAGACAACAATGGcaacccctcctccccctccccctccgtCTGTGAGGACCAGTTTCAGCCGTCCCAGCACCAGTGCCAGCGAGGGCACACACGCCTCCAGCAAAAGCCGAAGCACTACCCGGAGCGTCAGCAACCTATCTCACCCTTCCACCCAGGCTCTCTCTACCGAAGAAGCACAACAAACTATGCATCCGCCACCATTCGCCACCAGCGGTCTGGCCCTTTCCCGCCATGGCGACCTCCTCGGAAGCTTCTGTGACCGAAACCACtcaatcctcttcctcgccgccatACTCCAGATTAGCGAGTCACGGCTCCCACGGTACCGCATTGACCCCCCTTCCCCAAATACTCCAGACATGGACCCCCGGAAGCGAGTCGCCATCCACGCAGCCCTCCAATCAGAGATCCGTTCCCGCTTCGCAAACTCCGGGAACCCTTGGATTCGGGACGTCGCTAACCTTAACACAAACTGGATGCTTTATCCTGTCTACCAAGTTAGACCAGGCGGCCGGTGGTGGAAGGGGCGAGTGATTTTACTAGGTGATGCAGCACATGCA ATGCCACCCCGTGACGAATCCGCCGCCTACGCCCTCGACGACTCCATCATGTTCTGCCGCATCCTCGCCCACAACCGCGACGAGGACCTCCCCGTGGTCTTCTCCAAATACGAGTCTGTCCGTCGGGCCCTCGTCGAAGACgccttctccgccgcaagGCGGATGTGGGCGACGCATCGCGACATGGGGTTCCTGGAGGGCCGGTGGAAAGAGTGGACGATGCCATGGGTATTGCGGAAGAGTCGGGAGACTAGAGACGCGGCGTGGAGGTTTGATGCTTAtgatatttag
- a CDS encoding uncharacterized protein (COG:S;~EggNog:ENOG410PSKG), whose amino-acid sequence MMRPRNKPRIFITLHARGKNSLGENRTRLGYSAYHWGILISPKNKVTHPTSASQSPTSPSALHTLFDVTDSLYADPVTGEAKENWRFRERGSPDPVMAFQILARVFVGKLDPTWGEADGVKEKFSGIVLPRKGVQGESCVSWTREAIGVLKKMGTLQADFDIAQFMDTALGFADESLKWKGEMGSILDYIGTGGV is encoded by the coding sequence ATGATGAGACCCCGGAATAAACCCCGCATCTTCATAACGCTGCACGCTCGTGGCAAGAACTCGCTGGGGGAGAACCGCACCCGTCTTGGATACTCCGCTTACCACTGGGGCATCCTAATCTCACCGAAGAATAAAGTTACGCACCCAACGTCAGCATCCCAGTCCCCGACATCTCCATCCGCCTTGCACACCCTCTTCGATGTCACTGATTCACTGTATGCTGACCCGGTCACTGGTGAGGCTAAGGAGAACTGGCGGTTCCGGGAGCGGGGTTCGCCTGATCCAGTGATGGCGTTTCAGATCCTGGCGAGAGTTTTCGTGGGGAAGCTGGACCCTACATGGGGAGAGGCTGACGGCGTTAAGGAAAAGTTCAGTGGTATAGTATTACCGAGGAAGGGGGTTCAGGGAGAGAGTTGTGTTAGTTGGACGCGGGAGGCGATTGGcgtgttgaagaagatggggaCTTTGCAGGCTGATTTTGATATCGCGCAGTTTATGGATACTGCGTTGGGATTTGCGGATGAGAGTTTGAAATGGAAGGGGGAAATGGGTAGCATACTGGACTATATAGGGACCGGAGGTGTGTAA
- a CDS encoding pectate lyase family protein (CAZy:PL1;~COG:G;~EggNog:ENOG410PI0Z;~InterPro:IPR012334,IPR002022,IPR011050;~PFAM:PF00544;~SECRETED:SignalP(1-19)) produces the protein MSNLKFLLAVVSCLGPALAAPTPTTDFNKRADDTAFGFASLNGGTTGGAGGTTTTVSSYAEFTAAVEGDEAKVVVVSGAISESAKQVDVGSNTSILGADSSAVLDGFGLRLKEVENVIIRNLGVKKVTAENGDAIGSEYSSNIWIDHVDVSSDQDHDKDYYDGLLDFKRGSDYITVSNSYIHDHWKASLVGHSNSNEDEDKGKLHITYANNYWQNLNSRGPSIRFGTGHLYNNYYENVSDGINTRIGAQVLVESNTWVDSKKALYSTDEGYAVERDNDFGGAKSEAEEGTLTSVDYEYDLLGPDAVKEAVVGTAGQTLTF, from the exons ATGTCTAACCTTAAGTTTCTTCTCGCCGTCGTCAGCTGCTTAGGGCCGGCCCTTGCAGCTCCGACTCCCACAACCGACTTCAACAAGCGTGCTGATGAT ACCGCTTTCGGTTTCGCCAGCCTGAACGGGGGTACTAccggtggtgctggtggtaccaccaccaccgtctCCTCGTACGCTGAATTCACCGCGGCcgtcgagggcgatgaggccaaggtcgtcgtcgtcagcgGAGCCATTTCCGAGTCCGCGAAGCAGGTCGATGTCggcagcaacaccagcatcCTCGGTGCCGACTCCAGCGCTGTCCTCGACGGCTTCGGTCTCCGACTCAAGGAAGTTGAGAACGTCATCATCCGCAACCTCGGCGTGAAGAAGGTCACCGCTGAGAACGGAGATGCCATTGGTAGCG AATACTCCAGCAACATCTGGATCGACCACGTCGACGTCTCTTCTGACCAGGACCACGACAAGGACTACTATGACGGTCTCCTCGACTTCAAGCGTGGCTCGGACTACATCACCGTGTCCAACAGCTACATCCACGACCACTGGAAGGCCTCGCTCGTCGGACACTCCAACAGcaacgaagacgaggacaagGGCAAGCTCCACATCACCTACGCCAACAACTACTGGCAGAACCTGAACTCGCGCGGTCCCTCAATCCGCTTCGGAACCGGTCACCTCTACAACAACTACTACGAAAATGTCAGCGACGGCATCAACACCCGTATTGGTGCACAGGTCCTGGTCGAGTCCAACACCTGGGTTGATAGCAAGAAGGCCCTTTACTCGACCGATGAAGGCTATGCTGTTGAGCGCGACAACGACTTCGGTGGTGCTAAGTCTGAGGCCGAGGAGGGCACTCTGACCAGCGTCGACTATGAGTATGATCTTCTTGGTCCGGATGCTGTTAAGGAGGCTGTTGTGGGAACTGCCGGGCAGACTCTTACTTTTTAA
- a CDS encoding FAD-dependent oxidoreductase (COG:E;~EggNog:ENOG410PJK1;~InterPro:IPR023209,IPR006076,IPR006181;~PFAM:PF01266;~TransMembrane:1 (o24-44i);~go_function: GO:0003884 - D-amino-acid oxidase activity [Evidence IEA];~go_function: GO:0016491 - oxidoreductase activity [Evidence IEA];~go_function: GO:0071949 - FAD binding [Evidence IEA];~go_process: GO:0046416 - D-amino acid metabolic process [Evidence IEA];~go_process: GO:0055114 - oxidation-reduction process [Evidence IEA]), which yields MTSLRLWKDVSPERAPLNPPRANAAHILIIGSGVIGLTTAWVLLDNGYKVTIVSKEWASWGDKQRLTSQIAGALWEFPPAVCGHHTDAISLINSKRWCMISYNIWDAIANSPSLSAAVGVQMKPATFFTIHPVAESPSLLQKVNEMRTSGVRDVIHDADLIPKYGINPAYGIVDAFEFLAPVIDTDTGMAWFTKLVEQKGATLITQTITGDLFSQENEIRMDYNADAIVNATGLDALTLVGDKTCYPIRGGLIRIINDGTDFPKLTTAMSIPAGTRTNGSNEPPAPSNEIVFLVPRSDNILVLGGITEPHEWDLDLTLDSPIIKRMRARCESFLPALKNARVDPDYPLAQGLRPFRGKNVRVERELRMQGGKPSRIIHNYGHGGAGWSLSFGCAADVLKLVQDALLDLIPVSMDDMSVSEKAKL from the coding sequence ATGACTTCTCTCAGGCTGTGGAAAGACGTCTCTCCCGAGAGAGCTCCCCTTAACCCTCCCCGTGCCAATGCAGCTCACATTCTCATCATTGGCAGCGGCGTCATTGGGCTCACCACAGCCTGGGTTCTTCTTGACAACGGCTACAAAGTTACCATTGTCTCCAAGGAATGGGCTTCCTGGGGCGACAAGCAGCGCCTTACCTCACAGATTGCCGGTGCCCTCTGGGAATTCCCTCCCGCTGTCTGTGGTCATCACACTGATGCCATCTCTCTCATCAATTCGAAGCGTTGGTGCATGATCAGCTACAACATCTGGGATGCTATTGCCAATTCTCCATCGCTTTCTGCAGCTGTGGGTGTCCAGATGAAACCCGCGACGTTCTTCACCATCCACCCTGTAGCCGAATCcccctcccttctccagAAAGTAAACGAAATGAGAACCAGCGGCGTTCGCGATGTAATCCATGACGCAGATCTCATCCCCAAATATGGCATCAACCCTGCCTATGGAATCGTCGACGCCTTCGAGTTTCTCGCCCCGGTcatcgacaccgacaccggcATGGCCTGGTTCACAAAGCTCGTCGAGCAAAAGGGCGCCACCCTGATAACACAAACCATCACCGGAGATCTTTTCTCCCAGGAGAACGAGATCCGAATGGACTACAACGCCGACGCCATCGTCAACGCTACAGGCCTAGACGCGCTCACCCTCGTAGGCGACAAAACATGCTACCCGATTCGCGGCGGTCTCATCCGAATCATCAACGACGGAACTGACTTCCCCAAGCTCACCACCGCGATGTCGATTCCCGCAGGGACCAGAACCAATGGCAGCAACGAGCCCCCCGCTCCATCCAACGAaatcgtcttcctcgtgcCTCGCAGCGATAACATTCTTGTGTTGGGTGGAATAACGGAGCCTCACGAGTGGGATCTGGACCTCACGCTGGACTCGCCAATAATCAAGCGCATGCGGGCCCGCTGTGAGTCGTTTTTGCCCGCGTTGAAGAATGCGCGTGTTGACCCTGATTATCCTCTTGCGCAGGGTCTCAGGCCATTCCGCGGCAAGAATGTTCGTGTCGAGAGGGAGCTGCGCATGCAGGGTGGGAAGCCGAGTCGCATCATCCATAATTACGGTCATGGAGGAGCCGGATGGAGCCTTTCCTTTGGCTGTGCGGCGGACGTCCTGAAGTTGGTCCAGGATGCGCTGCTCGATTTGATCCCTGTATCTATGGATGATATGTCAGTGTcagagaaggcgaagcttTAG